A genomic window from Salvia miltiorrhiza cultivar Shanhuang (shh) chromosome 5, IMPLAD_Smil_shh, whole genome shotgun sequence includes:
- the LOC130986318 gene encoding protein CHUP1, chloroplastic isoform X4: MIVRLGFVVAASIAAYAVKQVSVKNSKPPENSKKRQENDEAPLEKSWNEGEQDKEHVVYSDSDFKEVEEEEDKEEVKLINSIINPALSSPPDFEDEFLPEFESLLSGEIDFPLPTDKYDTAVNIKAEKDRVYESEMANNASELERLRDLVKELEEREVKLEGELLEYYGLKEQESSIAELQKQLKIKTVEIDMLNITINSLQAERKKLQEELSQGVAARKELETARKKIKELQKQIQLEANQTKGQLLLLKQQVSGLQTKEQEIAEVDKKLKAVKELEVEVMELKRKNKELQHEKRELIVKLDSAESKVRTLSNITETEMVAKVREEVNELKHTNEDLVKQVEGLQMNRFSEVEELVYLRWVNACLRFELRNYQTPSGKVSARDLSKSLSPRSQEKAKQLMLEYAGSERGGGDTDMESNFDNTSVDSEDFDNMSVDSSTSRFSSLSKKPGLIQKLKRWGKSKDDSSALSSPARSFAGGSPSRSLKPRGPLEALMLRNAGDGIAITSFGTGENDEFNSPETPKLPPSDSLNNVASSFHLMSKSVEGVLDEKYPAYKDRHKLALEREKHIKEKAQQARAVKFGDPLRVDTKSVSLPPKLALIKEKPIISASSNDQSNENKTDSPIVSKMHLVEIEKRPPRTPRPPPKASGGASGDSNTNAPSRVPGGPPPPPPPPGAPPPPPPPGGPPRPPPPPGSLPPRGGAGGDKVHRAPELVEFYQSLMKREAKNTSSLISTSSNTSEARSNMIGEIENRSSFLLAVKADVETQGEFVQSLASEVRAASFTNIDDLLAFVNWLDEELSFLVDERAVLKHFDWPEGKADALREAAFEYQDLKKLERLVTSFTDDENLPCDAALKKMYKLLEKVENSVYALLRTRDMAVSRYKEFGIPVDWLLDSGVVGKIKLSSVQLARKYMKRVATELDAMNEPEKEPNKEFLLLQGVRFAFRVHQFAGGFDAESMKAFEELRSRANTTKAENKQENE; this comes from the exons ATGATTGTCAGGTTAGGCTTTGTGGTTGCTGCTTCTATTGCAGCATATGCAGTTAAGCAGGTTAGTGTCAAGAACTCGAAGCCGCCGGAGAATTCAAAGAAGCGCCAAG AAAATGATGAAGCACCACTTGAGAAGTCTTGGAATGAAGGGGAACAGGACAAGGAGCATGTTGTGTATTCGGACAGTGATTTCAAGGAGGTG gaagaggaagaggataAAGAAGAGGTGAAGTTGATCAACAGCATCATAAATCCTGCTCTAAGCAGCCCTCCTGATTTCGAAGATGAGTTCTTGCCCGAATTCGAAAGCCTTTTGTCTGGAGAGATTGATTTCCCCTTGCCTACTGACAAGTACGACACGGCCGTGAATATCAAGGCAGAGAAGGACAGGGTTTACGAGAGTGAGATGGCTAACAATGCAAGCGAACTGGAGAGACTGCGTGATCTGGTGAAAGAGTTGGAAGAGAGGGAGGTGAAGCTTGAAGGGGAGCTGCTTGAGTATTACGGACTCAAGGAGCAAGAGTCGAGTATCGCTGAGTTGCAGAAGCAGCTCAAGATCAAGACAGTGGAGATTGATATGCTCAACATAACCATAAACTCTTTGCAGGCTGAGAGGAAGAAACTCCAAGAGGAGCTGTCTCAGGGAGTTGCTGCTAGGAAAGAGCTTGAGACGGCGAGGAAGAAGATAAAGGAACTGCAGAAGCAGATTCAGCTTGAAGCCAACCAGACAAAAGGCCAGCTCTTGCTGCTGAAGCAACAAGTTAGCGGGCTTCAAACCAAGGAGCAGGAAATTGCAGAAGTCGACAAGAAGCTTAAAGCCGTCAAGGAGTTGGAGGTCGAGGTGATGGAGCTTAAGAGGAAGAACAAAGAGCTTCAGCATGAAAAGAGGGAACTAATAGTTAAACTGGATTCTGCTGAATCCAAAGTTAGAACCCTTTCCAACATTACTGAG ACAGAAATGGTGGCCAAAGTAAGAGAAGAGGTCAATGAGCTGAAGCATACAAACGAGGACCTCGTTAAGCAAGTGGAAGGGCTTCAAATGAACAGATTCAGTGAAGTTGAAGAGCTGGTGTATCTTCGTTGGGTGAATGCGTGCCTAAGGTTTGAGCTCCGCAACTACCAAACGCCCTCCGGGAAAGTATCAGCACGTGACCTTAGTAAAAGTTTGAGCCCGAGATCCCAAGAGAAGGCTAAACAGCTCATGTTGGAGTATGCAGGATCAGAGCGTGGAGGAGGGGACACGGATATGgagagcaacttcgacaataCCTCTGTTGACAGCGAGGATTTTGATAATATGTCTGTTGATAGTTCCACAAGCAGATTCAGCAGTCTTAGCAAGAAGCCTGGTTTGATCCAGAAGCTCAAGAGGTGGGGAAAGAGTAAAGACGACTCAAGTGCTCTCTCTTCTCCTGCTCGATCTTTTGCAGGTGGATCACCGAGCAGGAGCCTCAAACCTAGGGGGCCCCTCGAAGCTCTGATGCTAAGAAATGCAGGAGATGGCATTGCCATCACTAGTTTTGGAACTGGAGAGAATGATGAGTTTAATTCCCCTGAAACTCCAAAACTGCCTCCTAGTGATTCACTCAACAATGTAGCATCATCTTTCCATTTGATGTCTAAATCAGTTGAGGGCGTTCTAGACGAGAAGTATCCTGCATACAAGGACCGGCATAAGCTTGCgttggagagagagaaacaTATCAAGGAGAAAGCTCAGCAAGCAAGGGCAGTGAAATTTGGTGACCCTTTGAGGGTGGATACCAAATCTGTTTCTCTGCCCCCAAAACTTGCTCTTATAAAAGAGAAACCTATCATCTCTGCAAGTTCAAATGACCAGTCCAATGAGAACAAAACTGATTCTCCGATAGTTAGCAAAATGCACCTTGTAGAGATTGAAAAGCGCCCTCCAAGGACTCCCCGACCACCCCCTAAAGCATCAGGAGGTGCCTCCGGTGACTCTAACACTAATGCTCCAAGTCGGGTGCCAGGAGGTCCGCCTCCACCACCTCCCCCTCCAGGTGCACCTCCGCCCCCGCCCCCACCCGGTGGGCCTCCTCGTCCTCCGCCTCCACCAGGAAGTCTCCCCCCCAGAGGGGGTGCAGGTGGTGATAAAGTTCACCGGGCTCCTGAACTAGTCGAGTTTTACCAGTCATTGATGAAACGCGAGGCAAAGAATACGTCCTCGTTGATCTCTACATCATCAAACACCTCAGAAGCAAGAAGCAACATGATTGGGGAGATTGAGAACAGATCATCCTTCCTGCTAGCT GTTAAAGCTGATGTGGAAACCCAAGGTGAATTCGTTCAGTCTTTGGCTTCTGAAGTCAGAGCAGCTTCTTTTACAAACATAGATGATTTGCTGGCATTCGTGAACTGGCTAGACGAGGAGCTCTCCTTCTTG GTCGATGAACGCGCTGTCCTCAAGCACTTCGACTGGCCAGAGGGGAAAGCAGACGCGTTAAGAGAGGCAGCATTCGAGTATCAGGACCTCAAGAAACTGGAGAGGCTAGTTACATCATTCACCGATGATGAGAATCTTCCTTGTGATGCTGCTTTGAAGAAGATGTATAAGTTGCTCGAGAA AGTGGAGAATAGTGTATATGCCTTGCTACGAACACGAGACATGGCCGTTTCACGATACAAAGAATTTGGCATTCCGGTGGACTGGCTTCTTGATTCTGGCGTAGTAGGCAAG ATCAAGCTTTCATCAGTTCAACTAGCACGAAAATACATGAAGCGCGTTGCAACAGAACTCGATGCAATGAATGAACCGGAGAAGGAGCCTAACAAGGAATTCTTGCTCCTACAAGGTGTCCGGTTTGCTTTCAGAGTGCATCAG TTTGCGGGAGGGTTCGATGCAGAGAGCATGAAGGCTTTTGAAGAGCTCAGAAGCCGCGCCAATACTACTAAAGCAGAGAATAAACAAGAAAATGAATGA